The genomic stretch TAAGGGCTTTCTGGGCATCCGCAAGTGCCTGGGCATCTACGCTTTCAGAAGCTGTCACCAGCCTCTGGTAGTCCTCAAGAGGGAACTTCGAGTCTATTGGAAGCCAAACAGGCAATGCTGAGTCGTTAGCTCCAGGAAGGGATATCGCAAACTCCACCCTTTCACCGCAGTTGGGTTTCGTTGCAACGTTTTCTGCATACTGGTCCTTTGTGAGTATTTGTTCAAGAAGTGCACGAAGCTGGGTCTCTCCCCAGGTACCCCTGACTTTGACGTTGGACAGAACTTTTTTGAGGTCTCCCACGTCAGCTGTGAGGGCCTTCATCTCCCCAAGTCCCTTATGTACCAGCTCTAGCCTCTCGGATACCGTTGAGAAAGCCTCTCCAAGTCTTTTTTCAAGTGTCGAGTGGAGCTGTTCGTCAACTGTGGCTCGCATCTTTTCAAGTTTTTCCTCGTTGTTTTTATGGATCTCCTGGAGTTTAGCCTCGACTGTGCCTCTTATGGCTTCAAGTTTTTCCTCGTTAAGACGGCTGATGTTCGTAAGCTGCAGTGAAAAAGCTTCAAGGCTTTCCCTTTGCAGGTCACCTATCTCTTTGATCCTCTTTGACTGAGCTTCCCCAAAAGAGATAAGGCCTCTGGACTGCTCCTCACGTCCCGCCCTGGCTTCATCCCTTTGTTCTTTTCTCATAGAGATAAATTCAGAGTTGATGTCGCGTTCAGTATCCTCAAGCTTTTCTTCAATATTCTGCAGCCTCATAAGAAGTTCCCTTGAGACCTGCTCCATTGCAGCGCTGTTCTCCTTGAGCCTTGCCACCGATGCTATTATGTACGCGGCAACAAGAAGGGCCGCGACCGCGATTCCTATTATCAAATGCATTATGCGTGCACCTCTCCTTCCTTTCAAAACACTATTATAAGCTAAAACAAGAGAGGCTTGAAAAAGAAAAATTTGAACTGTAAAACCCCCGGACCTGCAGGTCCGGGGGCAAATTTATTGCTGGTCAGACATTCTCCGGTTAAGGCTATTTCTTCCTGTAAAGGATTATGGGAAGCCCAAGAAGAGCAAGCATCAGAGGAAGACCTGTGCTGCATCCGCCTGATGAACCTGACGGTGTGGGTGTTTCTTCGTTGCCCAAACTCACAGGGTCTCTCAGTTCATTGTTCTTATTGCCGTCGAATATAAATAATACTCCCGATACATCTTCTTCTGAGTCTTCGCTTATAACGAAATCTTTGTTAATAACGAATGGCTGTCCGTCTTCAGGAGCTTCATCCAGCAATATATACCTGATTCCAACAGTCAAGGTCTCCGCTACATCATCAACCTCGAATTCTATGAAACTTGGCAAGGAATCAGGGTATTCTGATTTTACAAATTCTACGATGTCCTTGGGGTCTATCGCCGGATCCGCACCGTCAAATATTTTAAAATAGGTGAATTCGTCAAAAAACGTTATCTGTGCATCAATTGGGTCTGCTGCAAAGAGTGCATCGGCATCAGCCTGTGGGACGCCCTGCTCAACCAAAAATTCCTTTGAAAGGGTCATTTCAAGCGTAGCAACTGTTGCAGCCGTCTTGTTTTCTGGAATCACTCCAAGGTACAGTCCAAGATGGTAACCGGCCGCTCCCAGGAAGGTATCAAAATCCACAGCTGCTTCAGCGGCATCTTCTGCCCAGTTGGCACCTGAATTATCCGTATCAATATCTCCATAAGATATACCCGGGATTCCACCCTTAACAAACTGCAATTCTTTTCCTATGGCCTCATGCAGGGCATCGATATCCCCTGTTATTTCGCCAAACTTAAGACCAATTCCGATCCCATCAGGTATAACTGCGGTTGCGAGTTCGTCTTCGACAGCTTGGTTCACCACTTCCATATTATCTTCCGTATAGGTTGCAGCTGCTTCTGCCAAAGAGGGGCTTGCTAAAATAAACAACAATAGAAAAATTGTAAAAAAAAGTTGCACTTTTCTCATATATTATCACTCCCTCTGAAAATATTTTCATGCGTTACCATGTTTTTATTCTAACATTACAATATGTTTTTGTAACTACAGTTATTACGTACTTGGTTAATGTTTTTAAAGTTATTTTAATATTTTTTTAATTAATATTAATTTTAAATTATCAGTATTTTCTGTCATTTTTGTCATCGCAAACGTTCAGGACTATCTTTGCTCCTTCTTTGCGACTAAAATATCGACTAAGAGGTGATGTTCATGTCAAAAAGAGAGGTAACAAACATACCGCGGCTTATTTCTTCATACTATACTGAACATCCGGACCCGGCTGACCTATCAAACAGGGTATCATTCGGAACATCAGGACACAGAGGATCTTCATTTAAAAGGAGCTTTAACGAAGATCACGTAATTGCAATCTCACAGTCGATATCAGAGTACAGAAAAATTAATGGCATAGGTGGACCTCTATTTATAGGAATGGACACACACGCTCTTTCCGAGCCTGCTCTAAGGACCAGCGTTGAAGTCTTTGCTGCAAATGGAGTCCTTGTCCGGATCCAGGACGGCTTAGGATATACGCCTACGCCGGTAATTTCACATGCCATACTCTCCTGGAACAGCGGTTCCGGGGCTCCGGCCGCTGACGGTGTAGTAATTACTCCTTCACACAATCCCCCGGAAGACGGAGGCTTTAAATACAACCCTCCCTCAGGAGGCCCTGCAAACACTGACATTACTTCATTGATCGAAAAAAGGGCTAACGAGATACTTGCCGGGGGACTTAAAGATGTGAAACGTATAGATTTTAACAAAGCACTTTCCTCTGACAATGTTCTGTCGATCGACTACATCATTCTCTACGTCAAAGCTCTTGAAGAGATTATTGACATCGAGGCTATCCGCAGCTCAGGACTGAAGATGGCAGCAGATCCGATGGGAGGTTCAGGAGTGCACTTCTGGGAACCAATAGCCGAGATATGGGGATTGGATATCGATGTGATCAACAAGGATGTCGACCCCACATTTTCCTTTATGCCGCTTGACCACGACGGCAAAATCCGCATGGACTGCTCTTCCCCATATGCGATGGCAGGTTTGGTATCGCTGAAAAACAACTATGACATAGCATTCGGTAATGATCCGGACTATGACCGCCATGGGATAGTAACAAAGGAGGGGCTTATGCCCCCAAACGCATATCTGGCAGCAGCAATAGAGTATCTTTTTACTCACCGACCGGACTGGAACAATAATTGTATGGCAGGCAAAACTCTTGTCTCAAGCTCAATAATCGACAAAGCTGTAAATTCGATCGGCCGGAAACTCTACGAAGTTCCGGTAGGCTTCAAATGGTTCGTCGACGGTCTGAAGTCCGGCATGCTGGGCTTTGGAGGAGAAGAGAGTGCCGGTGCGACGTTCCTGAAAAAAGACGGAACAGTCTGGACAACAGACAAGGACGGTTTCGTAATGGACCTCCTGGCTGCTGAAATTACAGCCGTTACAGGTAAAAACCCCGCTGAACATTACAGAAGACTTACTGAAAAATTCGGACATTCCTATTATTCACGAAAAGACGCACCTGCTTCACATGAGGAAAAAAGTAAACTGAAAAAACTGTCACCGTCAGATGTTACAGCAAATACTCTGGCAGGAGAAAAGATAACTGCAAAAATGACAGCTGCTCCCGGAAATGGTGCCCCAATAGACGGACTTAAAGTTACTACTGAAAACGGCTGGTTTGCAGCCAGGCCTTCAGGAACAGAGGAGATCTACAAGATCTACGCTGAAAGCCTTGTGAGCAGTGAACACCTTGACGCTATAAACAATGAGGCAAAAGAAATTGTATCGAAGGCCATCGCAGGATAATATTTAAGGTCAATAAGATGTATCTGAGAAAATACAACTGACCCGCTGATGGCGGGTCAGTTGTGAATTTAAGTTAGTTTTTTGATCTGGTTTCTGACTTCTGACTCTAGCCAAGAATAGCCTTGAGGTCCCCTTCGGCTGTTCCGATCGGCTTGATTCCGAAATTCTGTACAAGAACGTCAAGGACTGCCGGGCCGACAAATGCGGGAAGCGTGGGGCCGAGCCTTATGTTCTTTATTCCCAGATGGAGAAGGGTCAGGAGAATACATACCGCCTTCTGCTCGTACCAGGAAAGGATCAGTGAAAGCGGAAGTCCGTTGACATCAGTCTTGAATACATCCGCAAGAGCCACAGCGATCTTTATTGCAGAATAGGCATCATTGCACTGTCCGCAGTCAAGAAGGCGGGGTATGCCTTCGATATCTCCGAATTCAAGCTTGTTAAAGCGGAATTTGCCGCATGCAAGCGTGAGGATGACAGTATCCTTAGGTGCTTTCTCGGCAAACTCAGTGTAGTAGTTGCGTCCTGACTTTGCACCGTCGCATCCTCCGACAAGGAAGAAGTGGCGGATCTTTCCTGCATTGACAAGTTCCACAACTTTGCCTGCGGCACCAAGGACTGAATTGCGGGCAAACCCTATCATGATCCTCTTTTCAGGGGCATCTTCCGTGAATCCGGGAGCCTCAAGCGCTGCCTTTATCACAGGAGCGAAATCCCTGTTCTCAACGTGTACTGCTCCGGGCCACTGCACAAGTCCACATGTGAAGATCCTTGCCATGTAACTCTCCCTGGGCTTCTGGATGCAGTTGGTCGTCATAAGGATCGCACCGGGGAATTCGTCGAATTCCTTCTGCTGATCCTGCCATGCTCCGCCGTAGTTGCCAACGAGATGGGGGTATTTCTTCAACTCGGGATAAGCGTTGCAGGGAAGCATCTCACCGTGCGTATAGACGTTGATACCCTTACCCTCTGTCTGCTTAAGCAACTCTTCAAGATCGCCAAGGTCGTGTCCTGAGACAAGGATAGCTTTGCCCTTCACGGGGGTCACTCTGACCATAGTAGGTTCGGGATGTCCGTATGTTCCGGTATTGGCTGCATCAAGCATTTCCATCACTCTGAGATTGACTTCGCCAATTTTGAGGTTGAGCGCAAGCATTGAATCAACTGTAATATTCTCGTTTAGGAGTTCTGACATTGCTTCCAGGAAGAACTTGTTGACTTCCCTGTCCTTCTGGCCAAGGATCCATGCGTGGTCGGCATAAGCGGCGACGCCCTTAAGTCCGTATACGGCAAGCCATTTGAGGCCGCCAAGGTCTGCGCCGTACTTGTCGATGTCGGCCTGGGGTGAGTACTCTTGTCCCTCTTCGACCAATTCGTCGGTCGTAGGATCTTCTGAAGCTCCACATCCGCAGCAGCATGAGCATCCGCCGGCAAACTCGTCTGTTGCCTTTCTTGTATTTCTGACCATCTCTGCAAGAGTTTCGGGATCGAAGTTTACATTTGTTACTGTCGTAAATAAATTTTCGATGACCATCTTGGACACTTCGTCGGAACTGTCTCCTGATTCAAGGGCTGCTTTTGAAAGAACCATCGTCTCATAAAGAAGAAGGTCCTGAAGTGCTGCTGTCTGCGGATCTTTGCCGCATACTCCCATTGCTGTGCATCCTGTACCCTTTGCTGCCTGTTCACACTGATAACAAAACATCGAAGTCACTCTCCTTAATTATTCTGCCGATATCCCGGCGATGTAAAATAAATTCCCTAGTTCGGGAATATCTGCCTTACCTCAAGAAACTTGCCTGTCATCGAAAGTTTTATCAGTTTCAAAGTCACAGCTTCGCCTGATTTCTTTACTGCTGTATCGACAAGTTTTACAAGTCCGCCGCAGCAGGGAACTTCCATATATGCCACATCGATCTCCTCGATATCGTTCAGTTTTATGATCTGTGCAAGTTTTTCAATATATGGTTCCACTTCGTCCAGTTTTGGACATCCAACGAGGCACACTTTACCGGGAAGAAGGTCCCTGTGGAAGTTAGGACATGCAAATGCCGTGCAGTCAGCAGCAATAAGAAGCTTCGCACCTTCGAGATATGGCGCCTCGACCGGTACGAGAGAGAGCTGGACAGGCCAGTTGCGAAGCTCTGACTCCTGTCTGCAAGAAGTTTTCTCCTCTTTCTGTACAGGCTTGTCGGACTTTAGTTCCTTCGCCATGCTTCCGGGGCATCCACAAGGGAGCGTTCCGCTGCAGGGCTCTTTCTTTCTGGCTGCCATCCTTGACTTTACAGATGCTTCGTCGTAGGCAGCCGCTTCTCTCATTTCAAAAGATATAGCACCCTGGGGACATTCTCCAATACAGTCTCCGAGACCGTCACAGTAGCTGTCGCTTATTAATTTAGCCTTGCCGTTCTCGATAACTATCGCGCCTTCGTGGCAAGCATCAGCGCAAAGTCCGCATCCGTCACATTTTTCTTCATCAATTTTGATTATCTTTCTCA from Synergistetes bacterium HGW-Synergistetes-1 encodes the following:
- a CDS encoding hydroxylamine reductase; protein product: MFCYQCEQAAKGTGCTAMGVCGKDPQTAALQDLLLYETMVLSKAALESGDSSDEVSKMVIENLFTTVTNVNFDPETLAEMVRNTRKATDEFAGGCSCCCGCGASEDPTTDELVEEGQEYSPQADIDKYGADLGGLKWLAVYGLKGVAAYADHAWILGQKDREVNKFFLEAMSELLNENITVDSMLALNLKIGEVNLRVMEMLDAANTGTYGHPEPTMVRVTPVKGKAILVSGHDLGDLEELLKQTEGKGINVYTHGEMLPCNAYPELKKYPHLVGNYGGAWQDQQKEFDEFPGAILMTTNCIQKPRESYMARIFTCGLVQWPGAVHVENRDFAPVIKAALEAPGFTEDAPEKRIMIGFARNSVLGAAGKVVELVNAGKIRHFFLVGGCDGAKSGRNYYTEFAEKAPKDTVILTLACGKFRFNKLEFGDIEGIPRLLDCGQCNDAYSAIKIAVALADVFKTDVNGLPLSLILSWYEQKAVCILLTLLHLGIKNIRLGPTLPAFVGPAVLDVLVQNFGIKPIGTAEGDLKAILG
- a CDS encoding phosphoglucomutase, alpha-D-glucose phosphate-specific (catalyzes the interconversion of alpha-D-glucose 1-phosphate to alpha-D-glucose 6-phosphate), which gives rise to MSKREVTNIPRLISSYYTEHPDPADLSNRVSFGTSGHRGSSFKRSFNEDHVIAISQSISEYRKINGIGGPLFIGMDTHALSEPALRTSVEVFAANGVLVRIQDGLGYTPTPVISHAILSWNSGSGAPAADGVVITPSHNPPEDGGFKYNPPSGGPANTDITSLIEKRANEILAGGLKDVKRIDFNKALSSDNVLSIDYIILYVKALEEIIDIEAIRSSGLKMAADPMGGSGVHFWEPIAEIWGLDIDVINKDVDPTFSFMPLDHDGKIRMDCSSPYAMAGLVSLKNNYDIAFGNDPDYDRHGIVTKEGLMPPNAYLAAAIEYLFTHRPDWNNNCMAGKTLVSSSIIDKAVNSIGRKLYEVPVGFKWFVDGLKSGMLGFGGEESAGATFLKKDGTVWTTDKDGFVMDLLAAEITAVTGKNPAEHYRRLTEKFGHSYYSRKDAPASHEEKSKLKKLSPSDVTANTLAGEKITAKMTAAPGNGAPIDGLKVTTENGWFAARPSGTEEIYKIYAESLVSSEHLDAINNEAKEIVSKAIAG
- a CDS encoding DNA recombination protein RmuC, translated to MMHLIIGIAVAALLVAAYIIASVARLKENSAAMEQVSRELLMRLQNIEEKLEDTERDINSEFISMRKEQRDEARAGREEQSRGLISFGEAQSKRIKEIGDLQRESLEAFSLQLTNISRLNEEKLEAIRGTVEAKLQEIHKNNEEKLEKMRATVDEQLHSTLEKRLGEAFSTVSERLELVHKGLGEMKALTADVGDLKKVLSNVKVRGTWGETQLRALLEQILTKDQYAENVATKPNCGERVEFAISLPGANDSALPVWLPIDSKFPLEDYQRLVTASESVDAQALADAQKALKNRVIEEARTIRDKYLEPPYTTDFGILYLPVEGLYAEILRIDGLCDILSREYRVVPAGPTTIAALLNSLQMGFRTLAIEKRSSEVWILLGKVKTEFDKFGSVLEKTRQKIEQAGKELENAEVRTRAIKKTLRTVEGIPLEAGENMSDNCEISE
- a CDS encoding 4Fe-4S ferredoxin; translated protein: MRKIIKIDEEKCDGCGLCADACHEGAIVIENGKAKLISDSYCDGLGDCIGECPQGAISFEMREAAAYDEASVKSRMAARKKEPCSGTLPCGCPGSMAKELKSDKPVQKEEKTSCRQESELRNWPVQLSLVPVEAPYLEGAKLLIAADCTAFACPNFHRDLLPGKVCLVGCPKLDEVEPYIEKLAQIIKLNDIEEIDVAYMEVPCCGGLVKLVDTAVKKSGEAVTLKLIKLSMTGKFLEVRQIFPN